In Aspergillus nidulans FGSC A4 chromosome II, the genomic stretch GAGGACGGTAACAGGCATCATGACGAAGCCCGCGGCGACCCGCGCCGCGGCTCCGGTGGCGAGGTTTGCGCTGTGGGAGAGTTTGGGGAGCGCTGAAGACCCGTTTCCTATTTTCTTTACATCTGCATCATAATTGGTGAGCGATGTTGAAGCGAGACTCGTTCGTAACGCGTTGAGCGACGTAAAGTATAACGCGGAGCCGAAGCCCGTCCGGAGCGCGGAAGGGAGAGTTCCGCGCCAGAGATTCCGGACGGGGTTAGGTGAAGACAGGATTGCCTTTACGGTTgagaagacggaggagggATGGGCGGATTGCTGGACACGGGTTTTGAGGAGATCGGCgggttggaggaggatggaggatgtgAGACCGGAGAGGAGGCCGGCTCCGAAGTGGAAGGTGGTTTTGGAGGCTGACGGCCTTCTATTAGCGATTTGCTTGCTGCAATTGGAATTGTATGGAGGTACATTTTGAGACCGGCTTTACTGCCGGGACGTATGCAGCTTGAGGACTTGCATTGTTGGACATAACGCCGGTGCTTCCAGGGCCCGGGATGAGATCGAGTTCGATCGATCTCCCCGTTGGGCTGAACGGAAGCAGTAGTCTTTTCTGAGTTAATCAGGGTGGACCGTTGTGAAACACGGTCAGGTTCTGATTTTTGGATATCTTGTCCGCATTCTAGCCCTGTAGCAGTGCGGAAGGTTGGGGGAGTTGCTGCAATATACGGTGTAGATAGTGGAGGTTGGATAGTTTTTTCAGACCTGAATGAAGTCATTGGATCATCTATCCGAGGCTGTGCGGAAAACCTCTGATTGGCCGGTAATGATTCACAGTCAGGGCCCACTGACAATGTC encodes the following:
- a CDS encoding putative mitochondrial carrier protein (transcript_id=CADANIAT00005070): MTSFRSEKTIQPPLSTPYIAATPPTFRTATGLECGQDIQKSEPDRVSQRSTLINSEKTTASVQPNGEIDRTRSHPGPWKHRRYVQQCKSSSCIRPGSKAGLKIRPSASKTTFHFGAGLLSGLTSSILLQPADLLKTRVQQSAHPSSVFSTVKAILSSPNPVRNLWRGTLPSALRTGFGSALYFTSLNALRTSLASTSLTNYDADVKKIGNGSSALPKLSHSANLATGAAARVAAGFVMMPVTVLKVRYESDYYAYRSLYSAGRDIVRTEGVRGLFSGFGATAARDAPYAGLYVLFYEQLKRYLSATTSSTELPSSSSINFVSGGLAAGLATAITNPFDAVKTRLQLMPGKYGNMIRAVRLMVREDGVRSLFGGLGLRIGRKALSSALAWTVYEELILRAEMKWARDEAEARL